TGGCGCTCCGCCGCGGTGCCCGTGCTGACGGCCCGGTCAACGGCCAGCTTGATCTTCTTGCCGTTGGGCTTGGCGTAGTCGAGCGGGACGGTCACCCAGCCGCACTGGATGGGCGTGGAGAGCGCCCAGTCGGCGGGGCAGTCCTGCCAGTCGATACCGGCCTGCGCGGCCCGTGCGGCGGCCAGCTGAACGCCGTACGCCTCGGAGCCGCTGTGGTGACGCCCGTCGGCGCTGGCCGCCGGTGCGGCTATCGCGCCCGCTATGAGCGTGCCCGCGATCAGAGCGCCGGCCGAACCGAGCACTGCTGTGCGTCTCAAGTGGAACCTCCCCCATTGTCCGATGCGCCGCCGGTGGCGGCGCAGTTCATCGGTCCTTCCAGCGGATCCTTTCGTCTGTGGGGTTCCTGAGAACAGGGCGTACACGTGTTTCTTTACCGAACCAATAACCGGTGACCTCGGTCCCGCTGAGCGAACTCGCCCTCAGTCGAGGGAACTCAGCTCGCCCAGGGCGTCGTCCAGCACTCCGCGGAGCAGCCGTGCGTCGGCCGCGACGGCGGTCACCAGCACGGCGGGGCCGGCCAGCGGGGTGAGCACGGCGGTCGGATTCAGCAGCCGGGCCTTCGGGCCGGACTCCTCGAATCCCGGGTCCACGACGAGGAGCTGGCCCACGGCTCGGTGCCCGCCGAGCACGGCGCCACCGTCCCAGCCGCCGGGTGCGCCCGGCCCGTAGGCGAGTTGCTGGTCCAGCAGCGGCCGGCCTGCACGGAGCACGGTGAGCCGGGTGGTGAGGGTCCCGGTGCTCTCGCCGTGCCGGCCGAGGATCTGTTCCTCGCGCAGCACCAGGCGTGCCGAGGCGGCCAGTTCGACCCGGGTGGTCATGTGCAGCTTGCTGCCGTACGCGGAGACGAGCTGTTCCGGGAGCCAGCGCAGTTCCGCCTCCTCCCCCACGGTCAGCCGCACGTCGTACGTCGCGGGCCCGGCCTCCGGCGTCGCCCCGGGCAGGGCGACCGTGGCCGCGGCGGAGTCGACGGTCAGCCGCGCCCCGTCCCGGACGTCCGCCTCGACGGCGAGCCGGTCGCCGCCGAGCGGCGCGGTCATGGCGCCGACGACGGTGACGCGGGCGTACGGGGCGAGGGCCGACCGGGTACGGCGCAGGGCGAGCGGCCCGCCGCTCTCCAGTACGGGGAGCGCGGTGGAGCCCCGGCCGTCGGGGACCGCGGTGATACGGGCCGTGGCCTGGACGCTCATGCGGTCCAGGCGGCGAGCTGCGCGCGCACCCAGTCGGCCACGGGGGCGACACCTTCGCCGGACGTCAGAGAGGTGAAGACGACGGGCAGTTCACCGCGCTGCTCGGCGGCGTCACGGGCCATCCGGCCGAGGTCCGAGCCGACGTACGGGGCGAGGTCGGTCTTGTTGACGACGAGGAGGTCGGCGGTGGTGACACCGGGGCCGCCCTTGCGGGGGATGTCGTCGCCGCCCGCCACGTCGATGACGAAGACCTGCGCGTCGACCAGGCCCTTGGAGAACGTGGCGGTGAGGTTGTCGCCGCCGGACTCGACCAGGATGAGGTCGAGCGGGCCGACGGCGTCCTCAAGGTCCTCGACGGCTTCGAGGTTGGCGGAGATGTCGTCGCGGATCGCGGTGTGCGGGCAGGCTCCGGTCTCGACGGCCTGGATGCGCTCGGGCGGCAGGACGGCGTTGCGGAGCAGGAAGGCGGCGTCCTCGCGGGTGTAGATGTCGTTGGTGACGACGGCGATGGACAGCTGGTCGCGCAGAGTGCGGCAGAGGGCGGCGACGGTCGCGGTCTTGCCGGAGCCGACCGGACCGCCGAGTCCGATGCGCAGGGCACGCCGGGTGCCGTCGGGCCGTGCGGCGTCGGCGCTCACGGCGGCGGGTCCGTCGTGGGTGTGGTCGAGGTGCATGGGGCGGCTCCTGATGGTGCGGTTACGAGGCGAAGAGGCGGACCGGCCAGGCGGCGTGCGCTTCGGCGGTGATGTCGAGCAGGGGGGCCGAGGCGGCGGGCAGCGCGTCGAGGCCGTGGCGTGCGGCGGTGGCCGCCCGCGCGGCGACCCGGTCGAGCTCGGGGGCGAGGCGGGCGAGGACGGCGGTGGCCTCGAAGGGGTCGAGGGAGAGCAGCCGGACGACCGCGGTGGCCGGCCCGCTGACCGTCTCGTACGCGACACAGTGCGCGGCGTCCTCGGGTTCGAGTCCCGCGGACCGCGCGGTGAGGCCGAGGACGACGGGCTGATGGGCGCCGCGCGGCCGGGCGGCGGCGAGCCCGGCCAGTTCGGGGCTGGGCCAGGTGGCCCGTGCGGCCCGCATCAGCTGACGGCCCAGCTTGCGCGACACGGCCCGCAGGGCGGGTGAGGGGGTACGGGCGTCGGCAGCCTCGTCGAGTGCGAGCGGGTCGAGGCCGTGGGTGGCCGCCGCGGCGAGCGCGGCGGAGGTGAGTCCCGTGGTGTGGAGCCGGCCCCGGCAGAATGCGGCGAGGTCGTCGGCGTTACGGATGCGTCCTTCCTTGACGGCCGGTTCGGCTCCACCGGAGTGGGCGTGACCACCGGCGGGGAACCGGCCGTCGGCGAGGACGAGCAGCGCTGCGCGCGTCATGGGCTGCTTTCGCTCGGAGTGGGGAGTCGGAGGAATCGGGAGGCGCGGGAGCCGGAGGGCTCAGAACAGGAAGTAGCGCTGAGCGAGCGGGAGTTCCGCGGCGGGTTCGGGGACGACGAGTTCACCGTCGATGGTCACGGCGAAGCTGTCGGGGTCGACCTCGACCCGTGTCAGCGCGTCGTTCTCCCGCATGTCCGCCTTGGTGACTCCCCGGGTGCTGGTGATCGGCACGAACCGCTTGCCGAGGCCGAGGCGTTCCGGCAGCCCGTCCTCGATGGCGGCGCCCGCCACGAAGTTGAGCGAGTTGGCGGCGGGCGCACGGCCCAGTGCGCCGAACATCGGCCGGGGCATGACCGGTTGCGGGGTGGGGATCGAGGCGTTGGCGTCGCCCATCTGCGCGTAGGCGATCTGGCCTCCCTTGATGACGGTCTGCGGCTTGACGCCGAAGAACGCCGGGTCCCAGAGCACGAGGTCGGCGAGCTTGCCGGTCTCGACCGAGCCGATCTCCCGGTCCAGGCCCTGCGCCACCGCCGGGTTGATCGTGTATTTGGCGACATAGCGACGGATACGGCGGTTGTCGGCCCGCCCGTCACCGGGCAGCGCGCCGCGCCTCTTCTTCATCACGTGCGCCGTCTGCCAGGTACGCATGATCACTTCGCCGACGCGGCCCATCGCCTGGGCGTCGGAGGAGATGATCGAGATCGCCCCGAGGTCGTGGAGGATGTCCTCCGCCGCGATGGTCGAGGGCCGGATGCGTGACTCGGCGAAGGCGAGGTCCTCCGGCACGGCCGGGTTGAGGTGGTGACACACCATCAGCATGTCGAGGTGTTCCTCGATGGTGTTGACGGTGTGCGGCCGGGTCGGGTTGGTGGAGCTCGGCAGGATGTACGGCTCCGAGACCACGGTGATGATGTCGGGGGCGTGCCCGCCACCCGCACCTTCGGTGTGGTACGCGTGGATCGAGCGCCCGGCGATGGCGGCCAGGGTGTCACCGACGAAGCCGGCCTCGTTGAGCGTGTCCGTGTGGATGGCGAGCTGGGCGCCGCTCTCCTCGCACACCCGGAGGCAGGCGTCGATGACGGCGGGCGTGGCCCCCCAGTCCTCATGGATCTTGAACCCGATTGCCCCGCCACGGAGTTGGGCGCGCATCGCGTCGCCGGACATCGTGTTTCCCTTGCCGAGCAGCCCGATGTTGACCGGGAAGCCCTCCAGCGCCTCGAACATCCGGGCAAGGTGCCAGGCCCCGGGGGTGACGGTGGTCGCCTTGGTCCCTTCGGCCGGTCCCGTACCGCCGCCCACGAGCGTGGTGACACCGGAGGACAGCGCCTGGTCGACGATGGTCGGCGAGATGAAGTGGACGTGCGCGTCGACGGCGCCCGCCGTCAGGATCTTGCCGTTGCCCGCGATGATCTCGGTCTCGGGACCGATGACCAGGTCGGGGTGCACGCCGTCCATGGTGTCGGGGTTGCCGGCCTTGCCGATCCCGGTGATCCGGCCGTCCCGGATGCCGATGTCGGCCTTGACGACGCCCCAGTGGTCGATGACGACGGCGCCGGTGATCACGGTGTCGGGAGCACCTTCGGCGCGGCTGGTGCGCGCCTGCCCCATGGACTCGCGGATCACCTTGCCGCCGCCGAACACGGCCTCGTCACCGGCGAGTCCGGGGCCGCCGGAGCGGTCCTCCTCGATCTCGGCGAACAGCTCGGTGTCGGCGAGCCGGATGCGGTCGCCGGTGGTGGGGCCGAACAGGTCTGCGTAGACCGCGCGGTGGAGCTCAGGCATCGAGGGCACCTCCGGTTTCGCCGCGCAGGCCGGGGACGATGCGCAGCCCTGCGAGCGGGACGAGTTCGACGTCGACGGGAATGCCGGGCTCGAAGCGGACGGCGGTGCCGGCGGCGATGTTGAGCCGCTGCCCGCGGGCCGCGGCACGGTCGAAGTCCAGGCCGGGGTTGGCCTCGGCGAAGTGGTAGTGCGAGCCGACCTGGACGGGCCGGTCCGCGGCGTTCAGGACGGAGATACGGGTGACGGCACGGCCTTCGTTGAGCGGTACGGGGCCGTCCCCGTACAGGATCTCTCCGGGAATCATCGCGGCGCTCCCCCGTCAGACGATCGGGTCGTGGACGGTGACGAGCTTGGTGCCGTCCGGGAAGGTGGCTTCGACCTGGACGTCGTGGATCATCTCGGGGATGCCCTCCATGACGTCGTCACGGGTGAGCAGCTTGCGGCCGGACGCCATGAGTTCGGAGACCGTGCGGCCGTCACGCGCGCCTTCCAGCAGATGCGCGGTGATCAGGGCGACGGCCTCCGGGTGATTGAGCCGCAGCCCGCGTGCCCGGCGCTTCTCCGCCACGTCGGCAGCCACATGGATGAGCAGGCGTTCCTGCTCGTGCGGGGTCAGTTGCACGCTTCCACCTCTTCGTCTTCCGCCCAGTACCTGCCCTGGACGCAGCGGGACCCTATCCGCCTTCAACGGTTTGTTGATCTTCGGAACGGGGTCCTGCGGCGAGGTATTGCACGTTAGGGCGGAAGTTTTTCCGGCGCGTTAACTGGCCCTTTGCACATCCATGGACATCAGGCCCCGCAGACCGTCCTCGAGGACCTCGGGCTCCATGTCACCGAACAGCGCCAACTGCACGATGAACCCCTGGGCCGTGGCGATCAGCGTGCGGGCGACGTGGTCGGCGGGCAGATCGGTGCGGAGCATGCCGTTGGCGCGGTACGCCTCCACCAGTTCACCCCAGGCCGCCCGAAGGCCGCCGTACGCCTCGCCGAGCGTGCTGCCGAGCCGCTCGCTGCGCAGGGTCTCCGACCAGACCTGCAGGATCAGACCCGCGTACGCCTGCCGGTCGAGGGCGAGCTGCCCGGCGTCGAACAGCGTGCGGGTCACCCGGCCGATGAGCACGTCGGGCGTCGGCGGCGGGGTGGTGCGGGCGGCCTCCTCGAAGGCGTGGCGCACCCCGCCGACCGCATCGCCCGCGATGGCGGCGATCAGGTCGTCCTTGCCGCTGAAGTAGCGGTAGACGGCGCCGGCCGAGAGCCCGACCTCCTTGAACACGTCCTGCATCGAGGTGCCGTGGAATCCGTCGCGGGCGAAGCAGCGGGCCGCGCCGTCGAGGATCTGACGGCGCCGGGCGTCTAGGTGTTCCTGGGATACACGAGCCATGGCCTCAACCTAAAACGAACGTTCCTTCTTGACAAGGTCGCACGTCCCGCAGGACAGTGGAAGCCTACTTAAAACGAACGATCCTTCTCTTAAACTTCCGATGGGAGGCCCCCATGCCCCACGTGCCCCTCACGTCCACCGAGCGCAATCGCCGCACGGTGGCAGTGATCCTCCTCGTCCCCGTCGTGCTGGCCCTGGCCCTCTGGGCCTTCGCCTGGCCCGCCGCCCGGATCGCCCCGCGGGACCTCCCCGTCGGGATCGTCGGCACCGCACCCGCCGCCGACCAGCTCCAGGAGCGGATGGAGCAGCGCGCAGGCGCGTTCGAGATCCACCGTTACGAGGACGAGGCCGACGCCCGCGCGGCTATCGAGAACCGGGTCGTATACGGCGCCGTCGTCGCCGCTCCCACCGGCCCTCAGCTCCTCACCGCCACCGCGGCCGGCCCCGTGGTGGCCCAGCTGCTGCGCGATGCCGTCACCGCGTCCGCACCCCCGGGCACCGAGATCCAGGTCACGGACGTCGTCAAGGCGCCCGCGGGCGATCCGCGCGGCAGCGCCCTCGGCGCGAGCGCCCTTCCGCTGGCCCTGGCCGGGGTCGCGGCAGGAGCCCTCGTGACCCTGATGGGACTGCGGGGCACCCGGGCCGCGCTTGCCCTGACCGGCGCGGCGGCGCTGGTCGGCCTCACGGCGGCGGCGCTGGCCCACAGCTGGCTCGGCGTACTCGCCGGAGACTGGTGGACCGAGGCCGGGGCCCTGGCACTGATCGTGCTGTCCATCGGCGCGGTGGTCGCCGGTCTCGCAGCCCTGCTGGGACCGAAGGGCATCGGCCTCGGCGCACTCCTGATGGTGCTGCTCGGCAACTCGTTCTCCGGCCTCACCAGCGCACCGGAGATGCTCCCCGAGCCGGTCGGGGCGATCGGTCAGCTGCTGCCGCCCGGCGCGGGCGGATCACTGCTGCGGTCGGTCGGCTTCTTCGACGGCCGCGCGGCCGGCGGTCCCGCACTGACCCTCACCCTGTGGGCCGCGGCCGGTCTGGCCGTCGTGATCCTGGGCGGCCGGCGCCGCGACAAGGCGGAGGCCGCCCCGGCGGCCGGCATACCGGAGCCCGCGCTGACGCACTGACGCACCGCCGACGCGCCTGACGCGCCGGATCATCGGACCGCCGTGCACCCCCGCTGTAGCGGACGGGGGTGCACGGCATTTTCGCGTGCGCGGACCGTAGGCGTCCGGGGTGCGAGTCAGTCGTCCCGGTCGTGGTGACTGCGGTGTTCGGCGGCGATACCGAAGCTGCGCCGTTCGCCCGGAGCGGACGTCACCGAGCGGATGGAGGACACCGAGCGGATCACCTGCTCCTCCGCCGCGGCCTCCTCGTCCTCAAGTCGCTGCAGGTCAGCGGCGGAAACAAGCGCGATGAGCGGCTTTCCGTGCCGCGTCACGACCACGCGTTCCCCACCGTAGACGACGCGGTTGATCAGTTCGGCGAGCTCCGCCCGGGCTTGCGTCACCGGAATCTCGTAGGCCATAGTCCCCATCATAACCTTGTGTACGTCCTGTACATTTCTTACGGAGGACCGAACCATGATCCGTCCCGCCGCCCGATACGTACTGCCGGAGTTCACCGAGCGCACCGCGACCGGCACCCGGACCCTCGACCCGTACTCGAAGCTGCTGTCCGAGCGGATCATCTTCCTGGGCACCCCCGTCGACGACACCGCGACGACCGACCTCATCGCCCAGTTCATGTACCTGGAGTACGCGGACCCCGACCGGCCCATCTCGCTGTACATCAACTCCCCCGGCGGCTCGTTCACCGCCATGGCCGCGATCTACGACACGATGCAGTACCTGACCTGCGAGGTGGAGACCTTCTGCCTCGGCCAGGCCGGCTCCTCCGCCGCGATCCTGCTCGCGGCCGGCGCACCGGGCCGCCGACATGCCCTGCCCGGCGCCCGGGTAGTCATTCAGCAACCCGCCCTGCCCGAGGCCGTGCAGGGCCAGCCATCCGATCTCGAGATCGAGGCACGCGAGTTGATGCGCGTGCGCGAGATGCTCACGGGAATGCTGGTCCGGCACACCGGCCGGTCCACCGAGCAAGTCACCGCCGACATCGAGCGGGACACCATCCTGGACGCCGCAGCCGCCAAGGCGTACGGGGTGGTGGACCACGTCATGGAGAACCGCAGTCCGTCCCAGCCGCCGCACACCGCGAGGTGAACCGCCGATGCTGCCACCGGAGTTCCCGCCACTCCCCGCACTGACCCGCGCCGAGGGGGAGTTCATCGACTGCTACTTGGAAGTGCTCGACCAACTGGGCCGGATCAACCCGGCGCGCGGCAGCGACACCTACAGCGCGCTGAGGGCAGCACAGGCGCTGGCCTCCCGGGCCGGAGCGCTGCGCGACGCCCTCACCTCGATGCACGAGCGGGGCGAGACGCAGATCCACGCGGGCACCCTGGCGCGGGCGTTGCGGGTGCTCGACGGGGAGCGGCGCGCGGAGCGGGTCACCGTACCCCCCGTCGGCACGAGTTGATCAGCCGCTTCCCCGACTCCCTTTTCCGGAGCGCTTTTCGGGCGCACGGGCGACACGCCCGATGCCCGGACCGAATTTCCTCGCTCGTTCGGCGTAGGCCGTCCCCCTCACGAGGGACAGCTCAACTTGCGCGAAGCGTGTGCACTGTGGGCGGAATCTGGCGCTCCGCCGCTGGTACGAGGCCGGTCGGGGCCTCGTGATCCCGACGCAAATCCACCCTGTCCACCCGAATGGATCAGTGGTGACGAGCCTCACATAACACCGTTTCAGCTCGGAAAACCGGCAGTCCGTGAGTCAAGATCCCTGGGACGACAAGCCCCCGCCACCGCGGCGGGGCGGTCCGGGCGGACGCCGAGTCCTGCCGCTGTCCGGATGACTGGTCGACAGGAGTGGATCGGCAGGAGTGGAGGACCCGAGCACAACGGGTCGACCGGGAGACCGGCCGTCCCTCGGGGTGAAGCCGCTGCGTGCGGCCGGGCAACTTCGCCAGCCCGAACCCGACAGGTCATCCTTCACAGGCGGCTGACGAAGGGTTGCGCATGTCTGCGCAGGTTCATGTCCCGTCACTTCTCGCCCGGGCCGGTACGGCCTCGGTGCTCACGCTCGCTCTCGGCACCACCATGATGGCCCCGGGCATCGTGAACGATGCCGAGGCGGCCACTCATTCGACGAAGGCGCTCAAGATCGCCGCCTCGAAGAAGGGTTCGCCCTACAAGTACGGAGCCGCGGGCCCCCGCAGGTTCGACTGTTCGGGCCTCACGCTGTACTCGTTCAAAAGGGTGGGCAAGAAGCTCCCCCGCACGGCCCAGCAGCAGTACAACAAGACCCGCCACATCTCCTCCTCGAAGCGGCAGCGCGGCGACCTAGTCTTCTTCCACTACGGCCGCAGCGTCTACCACGTGGGCATCTACGCCGGCCACGGGCGGATCTGGCACTCCCCGAAGTCCGGGTCCGTCGTGCGCCTGGAACGGATCTGGTCCAAGAGCGTCTGGTACGGACGGGTGCGCTGACCGGAGCCCCTGCCGCCTCAGTGCAGCAGGGGCCCACCCACCAGCACGAGCCCCAGCGCGGTGAGTGCCGCGCCGCTGCCACCCTCGATCGCCCGGGCGGTACGCGGCCGGCGCAGCCACCGGCCGAGCCGGTCCACGAGCAGGGCCACGGCCGGGAACCACACGAGGGCCAGCAGGACGACGACTGCCGCGAGCAGCAGCGTTCGCGGCAGTGGGGCCTGGCCGTCCGGTACGAACTGGGGCAGCAGACTGAGGAAGAGGACGGGCGCCTTGGGATTCAGGGCGTTGGTCAGGAATCCCTGCCGCAGCGAGCGCCCGAGCGCTTCGGGCGCCTGTTCCGGTGCCGCGTCCTGAGCCGTTCCGGCGGTCGCCGGACGCCGCCGTATCGCGTACAGCGCGCTCAGCCCGAGGTAGAGCACGTACGCGCCGCCGAGCAGCTGGACGGTGCGGAAGAGCACGGGCATCGTCACCAGCACCGCGGCGAGGCCCGCCACGGCGAGCGCGGTGTGCACCAGCAGGCCCCCGGCGACTCCCAGCGCGGTGGCCACCCCGGCCCGCCGCGAGGCCAGAGCGTTGCGTACGACCACGGTGAAGTCGGCTCCCGGCAGTGCCACCATTCCCGCGGCGACTCCGGTGAAGGCCAGCAGTTGTGCGTCCATGGGTACACCATGGACCGGCCGACCCTTTAGCGTGTACTTGCAATCTTCTGGGTCTGCCAAAAGGAACGCTTAATGTACGACCCGACGCGCCTGGCGGCGCTGGTGGCGGTCGCCGAGGCCGGTTCGATCACGCGCGCGGCGGCCCGCCTGGGCTACACCGCCCCCGCGCTCTCGCAGCAGCTGGCCAAGCTGGAGCGGGAGGCCGGTGCCGAGCTGCTGGTACGCCATCACCGCGGCGCGCGGCTCACGGCGGCCGGTGAGCTGCTGGCGGGGCGGGCCAGGCGGGTCCTGGACGAGATGGACCAGGCCCGTCACGAGCTGGCACGGCTCTCC
The Streptomyces sp. NBC_00234 DNA segment above includes these coding regions:
- a CDS encoding urease accessory protein UreD; translated protein: MSVQATARITAVPDGRGSTALPVLESGGPLALRRTRSALAPYARVTVVGAMTAPLGGDRLAVEADVRDGARLTVDSAAATVALPGATPEAGPATYDVRLTVGEEAELRWLPEQLVSAYGSKLHMTTRVELAASARLVLREEQILGRHGESTGTLTTRLTVLRAGRPLLDQQLAYGPGAPGGWDGGAVLGGHRAVGQLLVVDPGFEESGPKARLLNPTAVLTPLAGPAVLVTAVAADARLLRGVLDDALGELSSLD
- the ureG gene encoding urease accessory protein UreG is translated as MHLDHTHDGPAAVSADAARPDGTRRALRIGLGGPVGSGKTATVAALCRTLRDQLSIAVVTNDIYTREDAAFLLRNAVLPPERIQAVETGACPHTAIRDDISANLEAVEDLEDAVGPLDLILVESGGDNLTATFSKGLVDAQVFVIDVAGGDDIPRKGGPGVTTADLLVVNKTDLAPYVGSDLGRMARDAAEQRGELPVVFTSLTSGEGVAPVADWVRAQLAAWTA
- a CDS encoding urease accessory protein UreF, with the protein product MTRAALLVLADGRFPAGGHAHSGGAEPAVKEGRIRNADDLAAFCRGRLHTTGLTSAALAAAATHGLDPLALDEAADARTPSPALRAVSRKLGRQLMRAARATWPSPELAGLAAARPRGAHQPVVLGLTARSAGLEPEDAAHCVAYETVSGPATAVVRLLSLDPFEATAVLARLAPELDRVAARAATAARHGLDALPAASAPLLDITAEAHAAWPVRLFAS
- a CDS encoding urease subunit alpha → MPELHRAVYADLFGPTTGDRIRLADTELFAEIEEDRSGGPGLAGDEAVFGGGKVIRESMGQARTSRAEGAPDTVITGAVVIDHWGVVKADIGIRDGRITGIGKAGNPDTMDGVHPDLVIGPETEIIAGNGKILTAGAVDAHVHFISPTIVDQALSSGVTTLVGGGTGPAEGTKATTVTPGAWHLARMFEALEGFPVNIGLLGKGNTMSGDAMRAQLRGGAIGFKIHEDWGATPAVIDACLRVCEESGAQLAIHTDTLNEAGFVGDTLAAIAGRSIHAYHTEGAGGGHAPDIITVVSEPYILPSSTNPTRPHTVNTIEEHLDMLMVCHHLNPAVPEDLAFAESRIRPSTIAAEDILHDLGAISIISSDAQAMGRVGEVIMRTWQTAHVMKKRRGALPGDGRADNRRIRRYVAKYTINPAVAQGLDREIGSVETGKLADLVLWDPAFFGVKPQTVIKGGQIAYAQMGDANASIPTPQPVMPRPMFGALGRAPAANSLNFVAGAAIEDGLPERLGLGKRFVPITSTRGVTKADMRENDALTRVEVDPDSFAVTIDGELVVPEPAAELPLAQRYFLF
- a CDS encoding urease subunit beta, encoding MIPGEILYGDGPVPLNEGRAVTRISVLNAADRPVQVGSHYHFAEANPGLDFDRAAARGQRLNIAAGTAVRFEPGIPVDVELVPLAGLRIVPGLRGETGGALDA
- a CDS encoding urease subunit gamma, with product MQLTPHEQERLLIHVAADVAEKRRARGLRLNHPEAVALITAHLLEGARDGRTVSELMASGRKLLTRDDVMEGIPEMIHDVQVEATFPDGTKLVTVHDPIV
- a CDS encoding TetR/AcrR family transcriptional regulator, with amino-acid sequence MARVSQEHLDARRRQILDGAARCFARDGFHGTSMQDVFKEVGLSAGAVYRYFSGKDDLIAAIAGDAVGGVRHAFEEAARTTPPPTPDVLIGRVTRTLFDAGQLALDRQAYAGLILQVWSETLRSERLGSTLGEAYGGLRAAWGELVEAYRANGMLRTDLPADHVARTLIATAQGFIVQLALFGDMEPEVLEDGLRGLMSMDVQRAS
- a CDS encoding ABC transporter permease, whose product is MPHVPLTSTERNRRTVAVILLVPVVLALALWAFAWPAARIAPRDLPVGIVGTAPAADQLQERMEQRAGAFEIHRYEDEADARAAIENRVVYGAVVAAPTGPQLLTATAAGPVVAQLLRDAVTASAPPGTEIQVTDVVKAPAGDPRGSALGASALPLALAGVAAGALVTLMGLRGTRAALALTGAAALVGLTAAALAHSWLGVLAGDWWTEAGALALIVLSIGAVVAGLAALLGPKGIGLGALLMVLLGNSFSGLTSAPEMLPEPVGAIGQLLPPGAGGSLLRSVGFFDGRAAGGPALTLTLWAAAGLAVVILGGRRRDKAEAAPAAGIPEPALTH
- a CDS encoding type II toxin-antitoxin system Phd/YefM family antitoxin, producing the protein MAYEIPVTQARAELAELINRVVYGGERVVVTRHGKPLIALVSAADLQRLEDEEAAAEEQVIRSVSSIRSVTSAPGERRSFGIAAEHRSHHDRDD
- a CDS encoding ATP-dependent Clp protease proteolytic subunit; protein product: MIRPAARYVLPEFTERTATGTRTLDPYSKLLSERIIFLGTPVDDTATTDLIAQFMYLEYADPDRPISLYINSPGGSFTAMAAIYDTMQYLTCEVETFCLGQAGSSAAILLAAGAPGRRHALPGARVVIQQPALPEAVQGQPSDLEIEARELMRVREMLTGMLVRHTGRSTEQVTADIERDTILDAAAAKAYGVVDHVMENRSPSQPPHTAR
- a CDS encoding C40 family peptidase translates to MSAQVHVPSLLARAGTASVLTLALGTTMMAPGIVNDAEAATHSTKALKIAASKKGSPYKYGAAGPRRFDCSGLTLYSFKRVGKKLPRTAQQQYNKTRHISSSKRQRGDLVFFHYGRSVYHVGIYAGHGRIWHSPKSGSVVRLERIWSKSVWYGRVR
- a CDS encoding LysE family translocator codes for the protein MDAQLLAFTGVAAGMVALPGADFTVVVRNALASRRAGVATALGVAGGLLVHTALAVAGLAAVLVTMPVLFRTVQLLGGAYVLYLGLSALYAIRRRPATAGTAQDAAPEQAPEALGRSLRQGFLTNALNPKAPVLFLSLLPQFVPDGQAPLPRTLLLAAVVVLLALVWFPAVALLVDRLGRWLRRPRTARAIEGGSGAALTALGLVLVGGPLLH